A region of Pontiella agarivorans DNA encodes the following proteins:
- a CDS encoding LysR family transcriptional regulator, with amino-acid sequence MINLEWIRTFKAIYEKGSMTAAAEVLFTSQPGVSLHLKSLENYIGYQLFERLPRKLVPTERGKMLYNAVIDPLSRLEEIERNVQRSGKTDVPSITLGMCFETFQLCLESSVPELPFNLILEFGDYHELLGKLDNNVIDLVVTPRKEAITEIEYRAFSQEHILIVAGSATDISGFNRVVKAQKKTDLLDWLIAKRWYGIAGDNEHLHRFWMQNFDRHPDFRPNYIVPNIQSILRCLASGDGLAVVPDFLARPYIERGEIKMLWAGSRPLTNTLYFARRKRSLHTEALDRIEEIISTRMPARCRAGTVELANPSRRIPHRRAHRRTDRPHG; translated from the coding sequence ATGATAAATCTCGAATGGATCCGCACCTTTAAGGCCATCTATGAAAAAGGTAGCATGACCGCGGCGGCCGAGGTGCTGTTTACCTCACAGCCCGGGGTCAGCCTGCACCTGAAATCGCTGGAAAACTATATCGGCTATCAATTGTTCGAGCGCTTGCCCCGCAAACTGGTGCCGACCGAGCGCGGAAAAATGCTCTACAATGCCGTGATCGATCCGTTGTCCCGGCTGGAGGAGATCGAGCGAAACGTGCAGCGCAGCGGGAAGACCGATGTTCCGAGCATTACGCTGGGCATGTGTTTTGAAACCTTTCAGCTTTGCCTGGAATCCTCGGTGCCGGAGCTGCCGTTCAACCTGATTCTTGAATTCGGCGACTACCACGAACTGCTCGGCAAGCTGGACAACAACGTGATCGATCTGGTGGTGACTCCGCGCAAAGAGGCGATCACAGAGATTGAATACCGCGCATTCTCACAGGAGCACATTCTGATTGTGGCCGGCTCCGCCACCGACATCAGCGGATTCAACCGGGTTGTAAAAGCGCAGAAAAAAACGGACCTGCTCGACTGGTTGATCGCAAAACGGTGGTATGGGATCGCGGGGGACAACGAGCATCTCCATCGGTTTTGGATGCAGAACTTTGACCGCCATCCGGATTTCCGACCCAACTATATCGTGCCGAATATCCAGTCCATCCTGCGCTGTCTGGCTTCCGGCGACGGCCTGGCGGTCGTCCCCGACTTTCTGGCCCGGCCCTACATCGAACGGGGGGAAATCAAGATGCTCTGGGCCGGCTCCCGTCCCCTCACGAACACGCTCTATTTTGCCCGCCGGAAGCGGTCTCTGCATACGGAAGCGCTCGACCGGATTGAAGAAATCATCAGCACCCGCATGCCGGCACGTTGTAGGGCGGGAACGGTTGAGCTTGCGAATCCTTCCCGCCGAATCCCGCACCGCCGGGCGCACCGCCGAACCGATCGCCCGCACGGCTGA
- a CDS encoding AraC family ligand binding domain-containing protein, translating into MLEYKAKERDDFGIEYIELDAFYKRFPFKNHDPSKPHRVHFNNLILITKGTCIHFVDFHEYPVQPGSIIYVNRNQVQAFDFDRRPEGKMLLITPGLSISCARKFGFLFLRRIILMRRLFRSFLPASNRRIAAAC; encoded by the coding sequence ATGTTGGAATATAAGGCGAAGGAGCGCGATGATTTCGGCATTGAATACATCGAGCTGGATGCATTTTATAAACGGTTCCCGTTTAAGAATCATGATCCGTCGAAGCCGCACCGCGTGCATTTCAACAACCTGATTCTCATTACCAAAGGAACCTGTATCCATTTTGTGGATTTCCATGAATATCCGGTTCAACCGGGCTCTATTATTTATGTGAACCGCAATCAGGTGCAGGCGTTTGATTTCGATCGGCGACCCGAGGGAAAAATGCTGCTGATCACGCCCGGTTTATCGATCAGTTGCGCACGGAAATTCGGCTTCCTTTTTTTGCGCCGCATCATATTGATGCGACGGCTGTTCCGGTCTTTTCTACCCGCCAGCAACAGGCGCATAGCTGCGGCGTGTTGA
- a CDS encoding SDR family NAD(P)-dependent oxidoreductase — protein MNLELEGKTALVTASSSGIGLEIARSLAAEGTRVVINGRTKKGVDEAIEQIAIPGAELIPLVADNGTVEGCNKTITQLKDVDILVNNLGIYEAVGFFDESDEAWQKLFDINIMSGVRLARHFLQGMLKRGSGRLIFISSESGVSPAPEMAHYSATKTMQLGISRSLAELTKGSEVTVNSVLPGPTRTDSVEQFIQDVFPGLSPVEAERKFMLENRPTSLIGRLIDPKEIGDIVTFLCSARASVINGSCIRAEGGLIRSI, from the coding sequence ATGAACCTTGAATTAGAAGGGAAAACCGCGCTGGTAACCGCCTCGTCAAGCGGCATAGGATTGGAAATCGCCCGCTCGCTGGCTGCAGAAGGGACGCGGGTGGTCATTAACGGCCGAACAAAGAAAGGAGTGGACGAAGCCATCGAGCAGATCGCCATTCCGGGTGCCGAGCTAATCCCTCTTGTTGCCGACAATGGAACCGTCGAGGGCTGCAACAAAACGATCACTCAGCTGAAGGACGTCGATATTCTCGTCAATAATCTGGGCATCTACGAAGCGGTTGGTTTCTTTGACGAGTCCGATGAAGCATGGCAGAAACTTTTTGACATTAATATCATGAGCGGCGTCCGCCTTGCCCGGCATTTTCTGCAGGGCATGCTGAAGCGCGGAAGTGGCCGTCTGATTTTTATCTCCAGCGAATCGGGCGTTAGTCCGGCTCCGGAGATGGCCCACTACAGCGCAACCAAAACGATGCAATTAGGGATTTCACGTTCTTTGGCTGAATTAACCAAAGGCAGCGAGGTGACGGTTAATTCCGTTTTGCCCGGGCCCACGCGCACCGACAGCGTGGAACAGTTTATCCAGGATGTTTTCCCCGGTCTGTCACCCGTTGAAGCTGAACGTAAATTCATGCTCGAGAACCGACCGACTTCCCTGATCGGCCGCCTGATCGACCCCAAAGAAATCGGGGACATCGTTACGTTCCTATGCAGCGCACGCGCTTCTGTCATCAACGGATCCTGCATCCGTGCCGAAGGCGGTCTCATACGCAGCATTTGA
- a CDS encoding HAMP domain-containing sensor histidine kinase, translated as MVFLTEKYVGTAPEYEPQKILMNQWSEELQTAFYQKFPTAKIALIEAEGQHDGLGYEVIASTGRERMEILISEGGQMWIAHSESVDEIFHALDAFLINPFGDASVPGVRLLLLDPKGGIIGGDADGPIPMNRETLLQQLKETNSEVHSSGFMKRIFIARKMYDGNILCVSDDFSAGMMELRRWGIFLLSLLVVFLPFSLIAGLLLSRHAMEGVKRVAEAARVFDAGHLQQRVQSCRAGAEVEELCRSFNGMASRIEKLVRELREVTANIAHDIRTPITRIRGLVETMDWNAASEEERAEISGMVIAECDQLTPLVSDILDMARAETGVMELHREPIDLGAELEKSIEIFSAFAAEKQITLEHTFSGAPVFVEADRSKMQRVISNLLDNAIKFTLPGSRVEVRLYQNENQAGFEVVDNGPGIPPSDQASVFERFNRGGDSRTIPGNGLGLSLVKAFVELHGGGVELESAEPHGCIFRVWLPLENPNKGRVA; from the coding sequence ATGGTATTTCTAACGGAAAAGTATGTGGGCACTGCTCCGGAATACGAGCCGCAGAAAATCCTGATGAACCAGTGGTCGGAAGAACTTCAGACCGCGTTTTATCAAAAATTTCCTACGGCAAAAATTGCTCTTATTGAAGCGGAAGGGCAGCACGATGGCCTGGGCTATGAAGTGATTGCATCCACCGGGCGGGAACGGATGGAAATCCTTATCTCGGAAGGAGGCCAAATGTGGATTGCCCATTCGGAATCGGTCGACGAAATTTTCCATGCGTTGGACGCATTTCTCATAAATCCGTTTGGCGATGCCTCGGTTCCGGGAGTCCGTTTGCTGTTACTGGATCCCAAGGGGGGAATTATAGGGGGGGACGCAGACGGTCCGATTCCTATGAATCGGGAAACACTCTTGCAACAATTGAAGGAAACAAATTCAGAAGTTCATTCGTCGGGCTTTATGAAAAGGATTTTTATTGCCCGGAAAATGTATGATGGAAATATTCTGTGTGTCTCGGACGACTTTTCGGCCGGGATGATGGAGCTTCGGCGCTGGGGCATTTTTTTGCTGAGTTTGTTGGTGGTTTTTCTGCCGTTCAGCCTGATAGCCGGGCTGCTCCTTTCACGGCATGCGATGGAAGGGGTTAAACGGGTTGCTGAAGCCGCCCGAGTGTTTGATGCGGGGCATCTGCAACAGCGGGTGCAGAGTTGCAGGGCAGGCGCCGAAGTGGAGGAGCTGTGCCGCTCATTCAATGGAATGGCCTCACGCATCGAAAAGCTCGTGCGGGAACTACGAGAGGTCACGGCCAATATTGCCCACGATATTCGCACCCCCATCACCCGCATACGGGGACTGGTCGAAACCATGGACTGGAATGCGGCTTCCGAGGAAGAACGCGCGGAGATTTCCGGAATGGTGATCGCGGAATGCGACCAACTGACGCCGTTGGTGAGTGATATTCTGGATATGGCCCGCGCAGAAACCGGGGTGATGGAATTGCATCGGGAACCGATCGATTTAGGTGCCGAACTGGAAAAATCAATCGAGATATTTTCTGCGTTTGCCGCAGAGAAACAAATAACACTGGAGCACACATTTTCGGGAGCGCCGGTTTTTGTGGAAGCGGATCGAAGTAAGATGCAACGGGTGATCTCCAATCTGCTGGATAATGCCATCAAGTTCACCCTGCCCGGAAGCCGGGTGGAGGTCCGTCTTTACCAGAATGAAAATCAGGCTGGATTCGAAGTGGTGGACAACGGGCCGGGCATACCTCCGTCGGATCAGGCATCAGTTTTTGAACGCTTTAACCGGGGCGGGGACAGCCGTACCATTCCGGGGAACGGACTTGGGTTGAGTCTCGTAAAGGCCTTTGTAGAATTGCACGGAGGCGGCGTAGAGCTGGAGTCGGCCGAACCGCATGGTTGCATCTTCAGGGTATGGCTTCCGCTGGAAAATCCGAATAAAGGCCGTGTAGCCTGA
- a CDS encoding response regulator produces MDILLIEDDQKIALFVLKGLRQAGYTAEHAPRGDDGLQMALAGNHSLLIVDLMLPGLDGLQIIQQFRDARRNTPILILSAKSDIEDRVLGLRAGADDYLVKPFSFAELLARVEARLRRYDQHPPAELCVANLRVDILRNKVYRDDDEILLQPLEYMLLVYLMRQENRVVSKDTILQQVWQYNAGSQTNVVEARICQLREKIDRAYQPKLIHTIRGAGYALTIKDQ; encoded by the coding sequence GTGGATATATTATTGATAGAAGATGATCAAAAAATTGCTTTGTTTGTGCTGAAAGGGTTGCGGCAGGCGGGCTACACCGCTGAGCATGCCCCCCGCGGTGACGACGGATTGCAGATGGCACTGGCGGGGAATCACTCGTTGCTCATTGTCGATCTCATGCTGCCCGGCCTGGATGGACTTCAGATTATTCAGCAGTTCAGGGATGCCCGGCGGAATACGCCGATTCTGATTCTGAGTGCTAAAAGCGATATTGAGGACCGTGTGCTGGGTTTACGTGCAGGGGCTGATGATTATCTGGTAAAACCGTTTTCTTTTGCGGAACTGCTGGCCCGGGTTGAAGCGCGCCTGCGCCGCTACGATCAGCATCCGCCGGCGGAACTCTGTGTGGCTAATCTCAGGGTGGATATTCTTCGGAATAAGGTCTATCGGGATGACGATGAAATTTTGCTCCAACCCTTGGAATACATGTTGTTGGTTTATCTGATGCGTCAGGAGAATCGGGTGGTTTCAAAGGATACGATTCTGCAACAGGTCTGGCAGTATAATGCGGGCTCGCAGACCAATGTGGTGGAGGCCCGGATTTGCCAACTGCGGGAAAAAATTGACCGGGCCTATCAGCCGAAACTGATTCATACGATAAGGGGGGCGGGCTATGCGCTCACCATCAAAGACCAGTAA